The genomic DNA GAGTAAATAAGAGTTTCCATTCATGTGCTTTTCAATGTGGTTGTCCTGTGGCAAGGTGCCATCAGagtaacacaacacagaggacaggggAACAACCTCTGTGTGGGACACAGGCGGCGTGCTCACACCATCCTCAAAGTCCTCCGacttctcctcctcatcctcctcctcttcctcagagtCACTGTTAGCCAAGCTCTGAGTGCTGGAGTCAGACAGTCCGCTGCATAAACTGCTGTTGTCCTCTtcgtcctcctcatcctcctcattcTCTTCATCGTCCTCATCCTCATCATCTAGAGGCTCTTCCATGTTGTCAGCTGTCTGGAGGTGCATGATGgcagactgttgaagtgttgggtCTGTCAGAGAGTACTCCAGACTATGTTGGGTCTGGACCAGCGGGTTGCCGTGGCTGTGGCCGTTGCTTTCGCCATGGTAACCATTGGCAGGGGAGGCCTGCTGCTGCTCGCGGCTTTTCTCCAGCTCTAGCTTCATGATGGTGTGCAGGAAGTGGGTTCGTACACGGATGGGGTTAAATTCCACCCGGCCGGCCGCGTTGCTACACCCCTCCTTGGTACAGCCACAGGGAAAAGACATGCGGTCCACCTGTAGATTGGACCACATTGGGTTATATGACCATATATTCTGCAGTTTGCATGTAATAAATACATTAGTGTAATCCTTTTGGCAATATCAGATAAGAAACTGTAATTATATAATGCTTTTTCAATAATGGAGTGCTTTCATCTACAGCGTCTAAAATATTTGATCACTTAACGATACATCAGTGTCAGTATGTCTGGGTCAGACTCTACCCAGAGATTTACCTGACATTTGATTCCTGCTACGCTGCACGCACATGTCTCTGGGTCACAGAACACTCTGCAGTCACAGCCACAGTCCTCCCTGGACAACCGGATGGCCCGCAGCTCGTGCTTCTCCTCCACGTCAATTTTCTTCACCCCCGAGGTCCGCAGCAGAGCCCGACGCTTCTTCGTGGTGAGGGGCTGGAGGAAGAAGTACTCGTCCACCTCCGTGTTTTCCAGATCAATGTCATCGTCAGAGATGTCCTCAGCCGTGAGCGTGTTGGCCTCCTCCGACTCCACTGTACCGTTCTTAGTCAGCTGAAAACGAACGAGAGGGGATCAAATTCAGTCCGGTTTGAAGAGTAAGCAACCAGCCCGAAACAAATGCCATGCTGCATCTCAAAAGAGGATACAGAGTTAGCCGTTGAAAACACGTTCTGGATTTCTACGAGGATATGCTATGTCAAAACTGTGCATGGAGTACCGTCTGTTTATCACGATGCATTATATCATCTCCCTGTGTGCAGTACATTTCATTAGCTCAGTAGCTTCCTTTTCCTTCAATACCTTGAGTTTAATGGAGTTGATCTTCTCCTCCTTCAGATGATCTCGGAGCATGTCTCTGTGGATCCTCTCCTGCTCCAGGGCAAACTCTCCCAGGGAGAACTGCCTGACACAGCTGTGTCTGTTGGACATGCCCAGCGTACTGCCTCCCTGACTGGGCACACTGGTGAAACCCTGGCGCCGGCTGAAGTAGTACACCGTCACGTTCTCAAAGTGCACCCTCCTCGTCCTCACACGCTTCTCTCGCTTCAGTATGGAGTCAGCTAGAGGACCAAATGACAACACAAGAAGTGGATGGTTAAAAGGAACGTTAAAAAGCAGTGAAAGCTGGCCTACTCATACATGAATAACAGGGGGAAACAGGGTTATTTGTTCATACATGAATGAAAGATGAACCAGTTCCACGTGGTGGAACCACCAGTATGACATAAAGCTAAATTTAACCATCATTACAGCATACAAGAACAAGGACACTGTtcttgggagggagggagggagggagggagggagggagggagggggggagagcaTAAACAATCCCCCTCCCAGGCCTGGATGTAGAGTCACTTTCCCAGCGGTCACTTGAGGTCAGACAAACAGGACAAATGGGGACCATCTGGTTGGTGCAGCTCTCCACTCTGTGCCATAAGGGCAATGTCTTCATTAACAACATGGCAATACCAGTCTGGGCTTCACGATTGGAATTTTTCTTTATTGTCTTGAAAAAAGGTTTATAAGTTGTTGTTTCGGGTATCCACATGGTTTTCATGGTTTtgcaccctgaagaaggcacagtgatgtcgaaacgttggtgttttttttacccaataaattactgggaggtTATACATACGGAGTGTGTGGCTGTCTTTGTTTCTAAAGCTTGCAATACCTAACATAGTTGTatatttctctgtatttcttcCGTTTTCTTGTCCATATCCGATGAGGGTTGCCTCAACCATTTCTAAAAATGTATCTTTGAGCATACATAGTAGCCCTTTTCAAAGACCTCACAATTCCAAGGATGCTTCACTAAAAGCAATCACACCAGGAGAGGAGCTGGGTTATTTCTTCAACACTAACGTGACCCAAGACAGGTTTGTTCTGTATTCCCCAGGAGACAATGCTACTGTACATCTCAGGAGCAAGCCTGATACATAGTGGCACCTCTTTAGTGGGGAGAAGCTGGGGGAGCCATGTGTTGTGCTGCATAGTGCAGACTAGAGCTGAGAGTAGCGTCCTCCTGGTCCTCCTATGCATCTGTCACCAAACGCAACATAGATCTGTCCCCTGAGGAATCATCCACCAAATTTTTCCTATGAATAACATCGTATCTGCTCATAGAAAGATACAGGTCATCTAATACACAGTTCTTTTTATCAGCGGCGCCATCAGTGGTGCCTGCCAAACTGGCTGTAGCCTTTCCAATAAGTAGCTGTGGAGCGGAGAACAGGTTCACTCGACTGAGAGATTCTTAGAGAGGCTGACACACCAACAGCCACACCAATAGCTGCaattactgagctcttcagtaaggccattctactgccaatttctgtctatggagattgcatggataTGTGATTGATTTTATACacatgtcagcaacgggtgtggttgaaatagccaaatccactaactttaaggggtgtccacatacttttgtatatatagtgtacagtGTGTACCCTGAAAATATATGGATATGGAGCCACCCCAGATTTGGCCCATGGGGGGGCGTGGCAGCCACTATAAAAAAAATCAATAGGCCCATATATTGCCCATATTGGTGGCCATTTTAGGTCCTACCGTTATGTCAGATTAGCTCAGTCACCAATTTCTCAGCCTCTGAGCATCACAGAAGCACACACTTTGTTCAGTGGCTATGAAGTGGCTATGAAAGAAATTGATCAAAATCTGTTCATAGCATGGTAAACATACAAAAACGTATGTTTTCAAACATCAAATTTGACTATACATGTGAGATTTTTTAAACCTGAATTATTTTTGAGAAATTAAACCATTTACTTGTTTTACAAAAACCTAATAAAATCTAAAGTGTTACTGCTTGACAGAGAGTGTCTCTTTGCAATCATTACCAGTTTGGGGTCAAaatgcccccccccacacataAAAATATGTGGCCGATTTCAGGGTTAAAGCACACAGATTGATCCAGCTTTTTTTCTTTCCTCTTCAACTGTGTTATCGGAATTATATTCCTACTGGCCATGGGTTGATTTTGGCTTCAGAACTCAGAATATCAGTCATCACAAGTCATTATTGACAATAGGTTTTCTAACCCACTCAACATCCATTACAAAAGCAACATTATGATGGATTAGTAACATCAGAATGACACATGCTTCATTAAAAAAATGAATGTCTCTTTCACTAATGTACAATATGAACACTGAATGTAGCTATTTGTTTGTTCTTTCGACACTGTGTCAGTGTTGAGCATATCAATGagtgttttgtagtgttttgaGTGTTTCGTTGACTGTAggggagagagcagtgtgtgtgtatgtgcatgtgtgtgtgtgcttgtgtgtgtgggaGCCAGGTGACTCACGGGTGAAGGTACCCGAGGCCGAGGGGTTGACACTGTCGCTGCTGTCCCCGCTCTCGCTGCAGGAGACCTCGTAATCAGACTCCCGCAACGAGGAGCACGGCGAGGAGGACACCTCCTCAAACCGTCTCTTAAGTATTCCGCTCATGGCCTTCCTCTCCGTCTCCGCCACTGCAACAATCAACAGGGAAGGAAGGTAACACATGATTTAATGCCCAGCTTAGGCCCCGCCGGTCTGGCCAGTACTCCTCAACACAGTCAATTAGCAATGAGTCACAGAACACAACACTCCCAGCTGCTGCAACATCCCCAGCTGCCCCCCCCCCGTAGCAAAGGCTGCAGATTACATGATACGTCTACCTCAGGAAGTTCATTCTGCTGTCTTTGATTGAGTGACCACAGAAAAAGGACATCGAATTGAGATTGTT from Oncorhynchus keta strain PuntledgeMale-10-30-2019 chromosome 7, Oket_V2, whole genome shotgun sequence includes the following:
- the csrnp3 gene encoding cysteine/serine-rich nuclear protein 3, with protein sequence MSGILKRRFEEVSSSPCSSLRESDYEVSCSESGDSSDSVNPSASGTFTPDSILKREKRVRTRRVHFENVTVYYFSRRQGFTSVPSQGGSTLGMSNRHSCVRQFSLGEFALEQERIHRDMLRDHLKEEKINSIKLKLTKNGTVESEEANTLTAEDISDDDIDLENTEVDEYFFLQPLTTKKRRALLRTSGVKKIDVEEKHELRAIRLSREDCGCDCRVFCDPETCACSVAGIKCQVDRMSFPCGCTKEGCSNAAGRVEFNPIRVRTHFLHTIMKLELEKSREQQQASPANGYHGESNGHSHGNPLVQTQHSLEYSLTDPTLQQSAIMHLQTADNMEEPLDDEDEDDEENEEDEEDEEDNSSLCSGLSDSSTQSLANSDSEEEEEDEEEKSEDFEDGVSTPPVSHTEVVPLSSVLCYSDGTLPQDNHIEKHMNGNSYLLSSQAEYYQQENPSAVTSANGTASQPNETYGEALSFPHPVSTSNGAMPQGPFNMADKAEHYTDYPHQAEEQYTNQHFTLTNGRAATTGMGCCTPDLENNMVQSKGTFPEQPGGISQMEFHNNYLNNKSSQEGYGSNGKCFVAEQPKEVSSAHDLFEGPSLADSTKTPALAENLPQVAPV